One genomic region from Streptomyces sp. NBC_00582 encodes:
- a CDS encoding winged helix-turn-helix transcriptional regulator, which translates to MGATSEADIGGAATIGPCAAIPADQMAFIRQILDRIGDKWSLLLIAVLESGPLRYTDLQRQVPGISQRMLSLTLRQLHQDGLITRTAYAEVPPRVEYTLTPLGRGLHEIVTSLIGWAAGHHDEIRANRDRAASLGS; encoded by the coding sequence ATGGGCGCGACCAGCGAGGCCGACATCGGGGGAGCTGCGACGATTGGGCCGTGCGCAGCCATTCCCGCAGACCAGATGGCATTTATTCGGCAGATCCTGGACCGCATCGGCGACAAATGGAGCCTGCTGCTGATCGCCGTCCTCGAGTCCGGCCCGCTGCGCTACACCGACCTGCAACGACAGGTCCCCGGCATCTCCCAGCGCATGCTCAGCCTCACCCTGCGCCAGCTCCACCAGGACGGCCTGATCACCCGCACCGCCTACGCCGAAGTACCCCCGCGCGTCGAGTACACCCTCACCCCGCTGGGCCGTGGCCTGCACGAGATCGTCACGTCCTTGATCGGCTGGGCCGCCGGCCACCACGACGAAATCCGCGCCAACCGCGACCGCGCCGCAAGCCTTGGATCCTGA
- a CDS encoding NADPH-dependent F420 reductase, whose protein sequence is MTKTLGIIGAGAIGGIVARHAVDAGLNVVLSNSRDPETLSDLVTDLGSLARAATPAEAARAGDLVVATIPLVAYHKLPVAALAGKTVIDTMNYYPERDGQISELDSGELTSSALVQRHLADSHVVKAFNNISFRCLLTLARPSGAPDRSALPIAGDEPSAKAEVTELLDTLGFDTVDIGTLTESWRSEPNTPVYVYPYFPGLPPFGTGQEEVMRWVRETSGAPVPAHKVKELTVGAVRGPVGGRFSY, encoded by the coding sequence ATGACGAAGACTCTCGGAATCATCGGCGCCGGCGCGATCGGCGGCATTGTGGCCCGCCACGCCGTCGACGCCGGCCTGAACGTCGTCCTCAGCAACTCCCGGGACCCGGAGACCCTCAGCGACCTCGTCACCGACCTCGGCTCCCTTGCCCGCGCGGCCACCCCGGCCGAGGCCGCCCGGGCCGGCGACCTGGTCGTGGCCACCATTCCGCTGGTCGCCTACCACAAGCTGCCTGTCGCCGCACTGGCGGGCAAGACCGTGATCGATACGATGAACTACTACCCCGAGCGCGACGGCCAGATCAGCGAGCTGGACTCCGGCGAGTTGACCTCCAGCGCCCTGGTGCAGCGCCACCTGGCCGACTCCCATGTGGTCAAGGCGTTCAACAACATTTCCTTCCGCTGCCTGCTCACCCTTGCCCGTCCCTCTGGGGCGCCCGATCGCAGTGCGCTGCCCATCGCCGGTGACGAGCCGAGCGCCAAGGCCGAGGTAACCGAACTGCTGGACACCCTCGGCTTCGACACGGTGGACATCGGCACTCTGACCGAGAGCTGGCGCAGCGAACCCAACACCCCGGTCTACGTGTACCCGTACTTCCCGGGTCTGCCGCCCTTCGGAACCGGTCAGGAAGAGGTCATGCGCTGGGTCCGCGAGACTTCCGGAGCCCCGGTGCCCGCGCACAAGGTGAAGGAACTGACCGTCGGCGCGGTCCGGGGCCCGGTAGGCGGCCGTTTCTCCTACTAG
- a CDS encoding NADPH-dependent F420 reductase: MTKTLGIIGAGMIGSTLARLAVDAGLNVVLSNSRDPETLSDLVGELGSLARAATPAEAAGVGDLVVATIPLVAYDKLPAAALAGKTVIDTMNYYPDRDGHIAELDSDELTSSALVQRHLADSHVVKAFNNIFFRSLLTLARPAGAPDRSALPIAGDDPTAKTEAAGLLDTLGYDTVDIGTLADSWRSEPNTAVYVQPYLPGQPPEGAGQEEVTSWFLAVEGIPVPAHRVKELTDGAVRGPAGGTFS; encoded by the coding sequence GTGACGAAAACCCTTGGAATCATCGGCGCCGGCATGATCGGCAGCACATTGGCCCGCCTCGCCGTCGACGCCGGCCTGAACGTCGTCCTCAGCAACTCCCGGGACCCGGAGACGCTCAGCGACCTCGTCGGCGAACTCGGCTCCCTTGCCCGCGCGGCCACCCCGGCCGAGGCCGCCGGGGTCGGCGACCTGGTCGTGGCCACCATTCCGCTGGTCGCCTACGACAAGCTTCCTGCCGCCGCCCTGGCGGGCAAGACCGTGATCGACACGATGAACTACTACCCAGACCGCGACGGCCACATAGCGGAGCTGGACTCCGACGAGCTGACCTCCAGCGCCCTGGTACAGCGCCATCTGGCGGACTCCCATGTGGTCAAGGCGTTCAACAACATCTTCTTCCGCAGCCTGCTCACCCTCGCCCGCCCCGCCGGCGCCCCCGATCGCAGCGCCCTGCCCATCGCAGGCGACGACCCGACCGCCAAGACCGAGGCAGCCGGACTGCTGGACACTCTCGGCTACGACACGGTGGACATCGGAACCCTCGCCGACAGCTGGCGCAGTGAACCCAACACCGCGGTCTACGTGCAGCCGTACCTCCCGGGCCAGCCGCCGGAGGGCGCCGGCCAGGAAGAGGTCACGAGCTGGTTCCTCGCGGTCGAGGGCATCCCGGTGCCCGCACACCGGGTGAAGGAACTGACCGACGGCGCCGTCCGGGGCCCCGCAGGCGGCACATTCTCCTAG
- a CDS encoding NAD(P)-dependent oxidoreductase, with translation MRVTVFGGTGPTGLLLINQALAEDHEVTAYARTPSKLPTHERLTPVQGQLNDAAAIAEAIRGSHAVLSTLGPTTKKADAPPLVTGYRHITAAMQEHGVERLVALGTPSIPDPADGKEFKVGLTATAVKKFAPDAYNTIVTIGHIVRESGLNWTIVRIPFLSNGPKTASINVRKVGDKGGLRLSRANAAAYFLQQLTDSSQIGRAPFITDK, from the coding sequence ATGCGCGTCACCGTCTTCGGCGGAACCGGCCCCACCGGCCTGCTCCTGATCAACCAGGCCCTGGCCGAGGACCACGAGGTCACCGCCTACGCCCGCACTCCCTCGAAACTGCCCACGCACGAGCGGCTCACCCCCGTCCAGGGACAGCTCAACGACGCCGCGGCCATCGCCGAGGCGATCCGCGGCAGTCACGCCGTGCTCAGCACGCTCGGCCCGACCACCAAGAAGGCCGACGCCCCACCGCTGGTCACCGGCTACCGCCACATCACCGCGGCCATGCAGGAACACGGCGTCGAGCGGCTGGTGGCGCTGGGCACGCCCAGCATCCCCGACCCGGCCGACGGCAAGGAGTTCAAGGTCGGCCTCACAGCCACCGCCGTCAAGAAGTTCGCGCCGGACGCGTACAACACCATCGTGACCATCGGCCACATCGTGCGCGAGTCCGGACTGAACTGGACCATCGTCCGCATCCCCTTCCTCTCCAACGGCCCGAAGACCGCCTCCATCAACGTCCGCAAGGTCGGCGACAAGGGAGGACTGCGCCTCTCTCGGGCCAACGCCGCCGCGTACTTCCTCCAGCAGCTCACCGACTCCTCCCAGATCGGCCGCGCACCGTTCATAACCGACAAGTAG
- a CDS encoding TetR/AcrR family transcriptional regulator: protein MSTHRARGAAATGRPLRRDAQRNRDALLAAARACLAEKGIEASLEQVAKRAGLAIGTLYRHFPTRLHLVQAVFADKIEAWREAAEKAVAMDDAWEGLCLFLETMCELQVGDKGFQDLAAIRLPETACLAGAQSRIYELAVRIVERAQEQGTLRSDVTPEDLTFVIWANGSVTEATQDVAPGTWRRFLHLLLDGFRAERAHPLPQPPLSKDELYRAMLRLDGRRDCTG from the coding sequence ATGTCCACTCATCGAGCACGCGGCGCAGCCGCGACGGGCCGTCCTCTGCGGCGTGACGCGCAGCGCAACCGGGACGCGCTGCTCGCGGCGGCTCGCGCATGTCTGGCCGAGAAAGGCATTGAGGCCTCGCTGGAGCAGGTGGCCAAGCGAGCGGGCCTGGCCATCGGCACGCTGTACCGCCATTTCCCCACACGCCTCCACCTCGTGCAGGCGGTGTTCGCCGACAAGATCGAGGCCTGGCGGGAGGCCGCAGAGAAGGCCGTGGCCATGGACGACGCGTGGGAGGGGCTGTGTCTCTTCCTCGAGACGATGTGTGAACTCCAGGTCGGGGACAAGGGATTCCAGGACCTGGCTGCCATTCGGCTGCCGGAGACGGCGTGTCTGGCGGGGGCGCAGTCACGCATCTATGAACTCGCCGTCCGCATCGTGGAGCGCGCACAGGAGCAGGGAACGCTTCGTTCCGACGTCACTCCCGAAGATCTCACCTTCGTGATCTGGGCCAACGGAAGCGTCACCGAAGCCACTCAGGACGTCGCACCGGGGACTTGGCGCCGCTTCCTGCACCTGCTGCTCGACGGATTCCGCGCCGAGCGGGCGCACCCGCTTCCCCAACCGCCGTTGAGCAAGGACGAGTTGTACCGCGCCATGCTCCGACTCGACGGTAGGCGCGACTGCACTGGGTGA
- a CDS encoding NmrA/HSCARG family protein, which produces MSENKVIAVVGATGAQGGSLVEAILEHPGSGLTVRALTRNPDSEKAKALASRGIEVVRGDADDPGSLESAFTGAHGAFLVTNFNEHGDAARETAQAKAMADAVKKAGVRHVVWSTLEDTRGLIADDDPRFVKLEGGRYLLNSDSKGEADGYFRELGVPTTFMRTCFFWENLFGPMFLRRGDDGALLLTIAIGDALLPGVSVKNIGRFAFGIFTHPEFIGRTVGVANAHLTGADMADTLARLLGEEVRYEPYTLDALRALDMPMADTFANLMQFKQAFNAEYVGARDLDVVRVLNPEVETFDQWVSEHKDQLKAR; this is translated from the coding sequence ATGTCTGAGAACAAGGTCATTGCGGTCGTCGGCGCGACGGGCGCGCAGGGCGGCAGCCTCGTCGAGGCCATCCTGGAGCACCCCGGGAGCGGCCTGACGGTCCGCGCCCTGACCCGCAACCCCGACTCGGAGAAGGCGAAAGCCCTCGCCTCGCGTGGCATTGAGGTGGTTCGCGGCGACGCCGACGACCCGGGCAGTCTGGAGTCGGCATTCACGGGCGCTCACGGCGCGTTCCTGGTGACCAACTTCAACGAGCACGGCGATGCCGCCCGCGAGACCGCGCAGGCCAAGGCCATGGCAGACGCGGTCAAGAAGGCCGGCGTGCGGCACGTGGTCTGGTCGACTCTGGAGGACACCCGCGGGCTGATCGCCGACGACGACCCGCGCTTCGTCAAGCTCGAGGGCGGCCGATACCTCTTGAACTCCGACTCCAAGGGCGAGGCGGACGGCTACTTTCGCGAGCTGGGCGTACCCACCACGTTCATGCGCACCTGCTTCTTCTGGGAGAACCTGTTCGGCCCGATGTTCCTGCGGCGTGGTGACGACGGTGCGCTGCTGCTGACCATCGCCATCGGTGATGCCCTGCTGCCCGGCGTGTCGGTGAAGAACATCGGCCGGTTCGCCTTCGGCATCTTCACCCACCCGGAGTTCATCGGCCGCACCGTCGGTGTCGCCAACGCGCACCTCACCGGTGCGGACATGGCTGACACCCTCGCCCGTCTCCTGGGCGAGGAGGTCCGCTACGAGCCGTACACGCTGGACGCGCTGCGCGCCCTCGACATGCCCATGGCCGACACCTTCGCCAACCTGATGCAGTTCAAGCAGGCCTTCAACGCAGAGTACGTCGGCGCCCGTGACCTGGATGTGGTACGCGTCCTCAACCCGGAGGTCGAGACGTTCGACCAGTGGGTGAGTGAGCACAAGGACCAGCTCAAGGCCCGCTGA